From one Halictus rubicundus isolate RS-2024b unplaced genomic scaffold, iyHalRubi1_principal scaffold0883, whole genome shotgun sequence genomic stretch:
- the LOC143364714 gene encoding uncharacterized protein LOC143364714 yields the protein MQEVARELECPQAPHFYLPHHGVMKGTGASAKLRVVFNGSRPSSTGRSLNDLLSAGPKLQRNLMDILLRWRRHKFAFLTDVEKMYRQIQVHPDDRDYQRVLWRDNPDQRIQVFHLTTVTYGLTCAPFLAIRTLLQLADDEEEQFPRGAAILREATYVDDILSGADSEDEARQTQEELVGICRAGGFTLKKWSANSTALTSHLPDEDLALSSTLPWQPELGCSALGLKWHTQSDTLTFSFQGPPTSPLPTLSKRYVLSQVAKLFDPLGWLAPATIRGKIFLQQLWQHRLDWDEQLPSTAAETWRKLSADAANLTSLRLPRWLGTEPATTTQQLHVFVDASERAYAAAAYIRTSNPHRTQVTLVAAKTKTAPLQSLSLPRLELCAAVLGARLLSHLRREMGLQFDTSHLWSDSTVTLAWLHGEPTRWRTFVANRVAEFHRTVPDVRLHHVGSQDNPADCASRGIPASQLASHPLWWHGPAWLTEHPTTWDTTSPTLDTTEEERAPTTTSFHTRIADTEHESLLHRYSSLTRLLRVTAWCLRWTRRRPAPSPGDVFPILHPEEVSQAEALWIKIVQGSTFERELSALNNGQPLRPSSALRATTPFLDNQGILRVGGRLKNSLLSYDEQHPIILPSGSKLTEMIVEQHHRRTLHGGVQLTLASVRQRFWIPQGRQNVKKCVSRCIRCLRWRAATASQLMGDLPLHRVTPSRPFTHTGVDYAGPFKLKTAPGRGHKSIKGYVAIFVCYSSRAVHLEAVSDYTTAAFLAAFRRFTGRRGPCASVTSDCGTNFVGADQELRRMFRASSKEAAAIAGQLSKEGVRWKFIPPGAPHFGGLWEAAVCSVKHHLRRVVGDNAHTYEELATFLCQVEACLNSRPLQALTDDPEDLTPLTPGHFLVGGPLLATPEPTLHDVPTSRLSRWQQLQQRVEHFWRRWSAEYLHQIQTRRKWTTTQPSLGVGDLVLVKSEATPPTKWPLARITDVHPGADGHVRVITVRTATTSFTRPVTKIVRLLQTGENQA from the coding sequence AGCGAGTGCTCTGGAGGGACAACCCGGACCAGAGGATCCAGGTGTTCCACCTCACCACCGTCACATACGGACTGACCTGCGCCCCTTTTCTGGCCATCCGCACCCTGCTGCAGCTTGCGGACGACGAAGAGGAGCAATTCCCACGAGGTGCCGCCATCCTGAGGGAAGCCACCTACGTGGACGACATCCTGTCCGGAGCCGATAGCGAGGACGAGGCCCGACAAACCCAGGAGGAACTCGTCGGAATCTGCAGGGCGGGCGGCTTCACGCTAAAAAAGTGGAGCGCCAACAGCACCGCCCTGACCTCGCACCTGCCCGACGAGGACCTTGCCCTGTCCTCCACGTTACCTTGGCAGCCAGAGCTGGGATGCAGTGCCTTGGGGCTGAAGTGGCACACACAGTCTGACACTCTGACCTTCAGTTTCCAGGGCCCTCCGACGTCTCCACTTCCGACACTATCGAAGCGGTATGTGCTGTCCCAGGTGGCAAAATTGTTCGACCCCCTCGGATGGCTGGCACCCGCGACCATCCGAGGGAAAATATTCCTTCAGCAGCTGTGGCAGCACCGCCTCGACTGGGACGAGCAGCTTCCATCGACCGCAGCTGAAACGTGGAGGAAACTTTCCGCCGACGCGGCCAACCTAACGTCGCTGAGGCTCCCACGATGGCTGGGCACGGAGCCAGCTACGACCACTCAGCAACTCCACGTCTTCGTGGACGCCTCCGAACGAGCCTACGCTGCAGCCGCCTACATCCGGACCAGCAACCCACACCGGACACAGGTCACTCTGGTTGCAGCAAAAACAAAGACAGCGCCGCTCCAGAGCCTGTCTCTCCCACGGCTCGAGCTGTGCGCTGCAGTACTGGGGGCCCGACTGCTATCCCACCTACGCCGCGAGATGGGACTGCAGTTCGACACGAGTCACCTCTGGTCAGACTCCACCGTCACCCTCGCATGGCTACACGGTGAACCGACGCGGTGGCGTACTTTTGTCGCCAACAGGGTGGCTGAATTCCACCGAACTGTACCGGACGTCCGCCTACACCACGTCGGCAGCCAGGACAACCCTGCCGACTGTGCCTCGCGAGGCATTCCCGCCAGCCAGCTCGCGAGTCACCCCCTATGGTGGCACGGACCCGCGTGGCTCACCGAACATCCCACGACGTGGGACACGACCTCGCCCACGCTCGACACCACCGAGGAGGAGCGGGCCCCGACGACGACCAGCTTCCACACCCGGATAGCCGACACGGAGCACGAGTCCCTGCTGCATCGTTACTCATCGCTGACCCGACTTTTGAGGGTCACTGCCTGGTGTCTGCGTTGGACGAGACGTCGACCAGCTCCGTCACCAGGAGACGTCTTCCCGATCCTGCATCCAGAGGAGGTGAGCCAAGCGGAGGCGCTCTGGATCAAGATTGTGCAGGGATCGACCTTCGAACGAGAGCTCTCTGCTCTCAACAATGGACAACCTCTTCGACCGTCCAGTGCCCTCCGAGCGACGACCCCGTTCCTCGACAACCAGGGCATTCTACGGGTGGGAGGGAGATTAAAAAACTCCCTGCTCTCCTATGACGAGCAGCACCCCATCATTCTGCCATCAGGATCAAAGTTGACCGAGATGATCGTCGAGCAGCACCACCGACGGACACTGCATGGGGGTGTGCAGTTGACCCTGGCATCCGTCCGCCAACGATTTTGGATACCACAAGGACGCCAAAACGTGAAGAAATGCGTCTCCCGCTGCATCAGATGTCTCCGATGGCGGGCGGCAACCGCCAGCCAATTAATGGGCGACCTACCACTCCACCGGGTCACGCCATCGCGCCCATTCACCCACACAGGCGTGGATTACGCCGGCCCGTTCAAATTAAAAACGGCGCCAGGACGTGGCCACAAATCTATCAAGGGGTATGTGGCCATTTTCGTTTGTTACAGCTCCCGGGCAGTCCATCTCGAAGCTGTGTCGGACTACACCACGGCCGCCTTTCTCGCAGCATTCCGGCGATTCACTGGCCGACGGGGACCATGCGCCTCTGTAACGAGCGACTGCGGCACAAATTTCGTGGGGGCTGACCAGGAACTGCGCCGCATGTTCCGGGCATCGTCCAAGGAAGCAGCTGCCATCGCCGGACAGCTGTCCAAGGAGGGAGTGCGGTGGAAATTCATTCCACCAGGAGCTCCTCACTTCGGCGGGCTATGGGAGGCAGCCGTCTGCTCCGTGAAGCACCatctccgtcgcgtcgtcggcgaCAACGCTCACACGTACGAGGAGCTGGCGACGTTCCTCTGCCAGGTGGAGGCGTGCCTGAATTCGCGTCCACTCCAGGCACTGACGGACGACCCAGAGGACCTGACCCCCCTGACGCCGGGACACTTCCTCGTCGGAGGCCCCCTCCTGGCCACCCCGGAGCCCACGCTGCACGACGTCCCTACCTCGCGGCTCTCCCGGTGGCAACAACTCCAACAGCGGGTGGAACATTTTTGGCGACGTTGGTCCGCAGAATACCTGCACCAAATTCAAACGCGAAGGAAGTGGACAACCACCCAGCCATCCCTGGGCGTCGGGGACCTCGTGCTGGTGAAGTCCGAAGCCACCCCCCCCACGAAGTGGCCGCTCGCACGCATCACCGACGTCCACCCTGGAGCCGACGGCCATGTCCGGGTCATCACCGTTAGAACAGCCACCACTTCGTTCACCCGGCCGGTAACAAAAATAGTCCGACTTCTCCAGACCGGAGAGAACCAGGCATAA